TACGAGCCAGCAAGTACACTCAGAGGTTTATATCCAAGAGAAACGAAAACAGGATTCACACACATGCTTGCACACCCATGCTCAAGCAGCACCGTTCACAACAGAcaaaaggtagaaacagcccaaatgtccatggaTAGATGTGTGGATCAGCACAGCGTGGTCCCTCCACactggaatattactcagccatgaaaaggagtGAGGCCCTGACCCAGGCCCCAGCGCAGATGCACCTTGAGGACGTCACGCTCAGTGAGAGACGCCAGACAACAAAGATCACTCAGTGTGTGatcccatttctatgaaatgtccaggacaGGCCCATCCACAGAGACGGGAAGGGGACGCATGGTTGTCAGGGGATAGGAGAGGGGTTGGGGAGTGACCGCTGATGGGGAAGGGGCTTCTTTCAGAGATGATGAAGATGTGTTGGTGCTCAATGGTGGTGACAGTTGCAtgacagtgtgaatgtacttaatgccattaAGTCATACACTTTAAAGTGGTTAGTTTTATGTTAAGTGAATTTTCCcacaataaaaggaaatttaaccACAACAAGACCCGAAGAAGCCCGGTTGTCACTTACAGCTGCTGAATCTGGGGATTGTTCATTAGGTTTGAAGCCTGAAGAACAGAACAAATTTGTCAGGAAGACAAAGCTCCAAGCACATCATTCTCTTTCATCAGACACTTTCCATCTTAACCAGCCTTGGCTCTGGACTCCAGCACGCCAACGAACAGTAAGAGCCGGGCATTTGGTCTTTCGTACCCTTTTCCCTACATTTTCGCCCCCCCACCCACGAGCTGTGACCTCCACATTCTGACTTAAATCCTGTTTTGGGTTCCTGCTTGAGGAGCAATCTCGCAGCACTACAGCGCTCTCTCACTGGCTGCTGCGGTTTTGCTGTGTGGATGCGTTTTGGTTCTTTATTTTAGCTGCTGTCTACTTTAGCATATTTGGTTTAGCATATTTGGTTCCTGTTTTGCTCTATCAATATATAGCactgtggccgggcacggtggctaacgcctggaatcccagcagttcaggaggccgaggcaggcagatcgcttgaggtcaggagttcgagtccagcctaaccaacatggtgaaaccccatctctactaaaaatacgaaattagccaggtgtggtggtgcgtgcctgtaatcccagctactcgggaagctgaggcaggagaatcgcctgagcctgggaggcggaggttgcggtgagccgggatcgcaccactgcactccagcctgggtgacagagcgagactctgtctcaaaaaagaagtaaaaataaataaataaatagcactgTACTGGGCACTTTCTCATGTTAATTTTCCACTTGGGATTATTCCTTTGGACCTGTTGAAAGCAGGTGGCTCAGAGGTGTGGCAAGCTCTCTGTGTAAAGGGCCAGCGTGTAAACCCTCTCAGCCTTTCCAGACACGGGGTGCCTGAGccaactactcagctctgccgCCGCATCATGAAAGCCGCCGCGGACACTAGCTGTATGAACGGGcatggctgtgtgccaataaaactttatcggtcaggtgcggcggctcacacctgtaatcccagcactttggggagccaaggcgggtggatcacaaggtcaggagttcgagaccagcctggcaaacatggtgaaaccccatttctactaaaaaaaataccccattctactaaaaaaaattagccgggcatggtggcgggcacctgtaatcccagctactcgggaggctgacacaggagaatcgcttgaacctgggaggcggaagttgcagtgagctgagatcacgccactgcactccaacctgggcgacagagcgagactccatctcaaaaaaaaaaaaaaaaaaaaaaaaaaaaaaaaaaaaactttattaacaAAACCCAGCGGTGGGCCTTATTCTGCCAACCCCAGATGTCTAAAGGGAAAAGGAGTCTGTGACATGGCCAGGCTGAGAGGCCCCTTGAAGGGCTGGGGCCTGGTCACCCTCCATCCCATGGTGAGGGAGAACGTGTTCCCCTGGCAGCCTGGCCAGTGGATGAGGGCTACAGTAAGAGGTGTAGCCTCTGCTGAATGGCACGACCCAGGCAGGGCTCCTGGCCCAGCTAGCTCATTTTTCTGACTGACAGTGAGGCTGAGGGCTTTTCTCCCCCTAACAGCCTTAGGCGAATCCCTGCACCCTGAGGCTGTGGGAGCCTGCAGAGTGGTCCCAGGGCACACAGACCTCCCAGGAAATGAacatgtgtgtgtggggggtggctCTCCGAGGATCCCAGCCAAGGAACTCCCTGCCAAAGGCCGTCCCTTTGGAAGCACGAGTGCCCTAGCATCAGGAGGTCCACCTGCGCCCAGCGCGCCCGGCGCTCTGCTTCCTTTGCCTGAACCTTAGGAGGCAGACGCGGCTGCATTGTGATCAGTGTCTCCGCACTGCGAGGAGGAGCCCAcgccggggtggggtgggggtgcgacctccctgggctcagccaggAGAGCCAGCTTTCGGTGCTCACTACTGATGGGTCTTGCTTGGGACATCAACATCGGGGACACTTTTGATCGTCAAAGCAGAGGGTGGGGGTGCTCCTGACATGGGGTGGgtgaagccagggatgctgccagCGCCCTGCGGTGCCCAGGACGGCCCCACAGACAAGAACCATCTGGTTCCAGAAGCCAGCAGTGCCAAGGCAAGGAAGCCCTGGCCAGTAGTGGACACAGCAGATGCGGGCCTGGGGTGTGGCGCAGACACTATGGACAGGGAGGAGGGGCGGGCCGTTACCATGCTCATGAAGCCGGGGTTGTTCAGCAGGCCGGCGATGTCGAAGCTGCCCACGCCTCCCGTCTGAGGATGAGAACAGCCCTGGTTAGTGAGGCCTGGACGAGAGGCCACGGTGAATAAGCCCCCTGGAACTCAGAAACAATGGCCCCCCACGGGGCTCAGACATTCTATCAACCCTGCGGCCAGAGGGTGCTTTGAGGCAGGCAGCACGAGGCACAGCGCGACCGCCCGGGGACGGCACAGTCTATCATCCCGTGTTTATTCCCCGCACAGCGCGACCGCCCGGGGACGGCACGGTCTATCATCCCGTGTTTATTCCCCGCACAGCGCGACCGCCCGGGGACGGCACGGTCTATCATCCCGTGTTTATTCCCCGCACAGCGCGACCGCCCGGGGACGGCACGGTCTATCATCCCGTGTTTATTCCCCGCACAGCGCGACCGCCCGGGGACGGCACGGTCTATCATCCCGTGTTTATTCCCCGCACAGCGCGACCGCCCGGGGACGGCACGGTCTATCATCCCGTGTTTATTCCCCGCACAGCGCGACCGCCCGGGGACGGCACGGTCTATCATCCCGTGTTTATTTCCTGTATTCTGCCGCTTTGACACCTTGGGGCCTTGCCGGCCTGGCAGAGCCGCCCCCTCCTGGAGTAGCCAATTCCCAGAGATAGCAAATGACTCACCCAGAAACGCACCTTTGAAATACAAACCAACTGACCCAGAACCCACACCCTCAGCACCTCCCCCATCACCCCAGGGCCACAGTCCACCTGCCCCACTCACCCCCAGGCCAAGGACCAGGCAACCAGGGGCAGCCCCCAGGCCTGGGTCTAACGAAATGGCTCCAACTGGCCAACCCGAAGCCTCCTCACCCGGCCTCGCCACAAAACCCACATCGAGGGTCCTTTCTGTGCCCCTCCCTCCGCCTCTGCTGGCAGCCCTGCGGCCGGCCTCCTGCTTCCAGGGGTCTGGGGGCATGAACCTCCTCCTCACGACACTCACTTCCACGCCTGCGCATCTCACCACCGACCGAAACAAACCCCGGACCCTCACGACACCCAGGTGAAGCCTAGAGCCGCTGGTGTGCCCGAGGACCTGTCCCCCACCCACACAGTCAGCTCGGCGTTCTGGAGCCACTCGCCCCCGCTGTACTCACGGGGCTGGGGGCCTCCCGCAGCTTCAGCTCCGCTATCTTGAGGTTGGACTTGTACGTCTCGTTGTCGGGGTCCAGCTCCAGCGCCTTCTTGTAGTAAGCCACGGCCTCCACATGCTTGTTCAGGCTGGAGAGTGCCAGGCTGGAGGAGAGCACTGGGGATGGCCCGTTCCCATCTGCCCAGCTCCAGGAGGCCCCGCCCAAGCCCTCGTCCCCAGTGGTCCCGGCAACCCCCAAACCGCCTCGGATGGCGCCACCCCCCACCCGCTGTCAGCTCGCTGGAGACAAACCTGGCTTTCCAGGGGCCCAGGGGCGGGACTCAGGGAGATAGACATGAGAACATCCCTGCCACACAAGAACTGGCGTCCCCATGGGGCCACACACGGGGCCTCAAAGCCCAGAGCGGGCTGAGAGGAGGGAGCAGGCCGGCTCAGGGTCACGGGAGATGCGTGGATGTGGTCTTGGTCCCGCTTCCTGGCACAGGGCACCAAGGACCCTCGGAACCTCTGAGCGACAGACATGTCTCCCATCGTCCACAAGCAGCCCCTGACCCCCACCTGAGTCTTCACTCCTGAGATGACTCAGGGCCCCTAGAGAGCCCAGGAGGAGGTGGGTCCTGGGGAGACTGGGCAGGTGAACagggcccctccccagcctccggGGAGACCCAATCCCACAAACTCTGAGCAAGGGCGTTCAGAGAAGCAGGCAAATGCACCCTCATGCTGGGAGGGCGGCACCGGCTGCACGGGGCACAGGCTCCTGCCCCGGGGACCCTCCTGGCCTCACCCTCAGACCTGTCCTGTGTCCTTCATCATAAACCAGGTGCTTCCCTGAGCTCTGTGAGCCGCCCCAGCAAACGATGGAGCCTGAGCAGGGGCCATGGGAACCCCAGTTGACAGCCAGTCAGGGAGAAGCAAGGGGCCCAGGGATCTCTGGGTGGCACCCGATGCGGGGCATCTGTGGGGGTGAGCCTGTGGCCTGTAGGGCTATGTTGGCTCCAAACAGCTAGTGTCAGAGTTGAACCGAACTGGGGCGGGAGAATTGGTTGTGGGTGGGAAAAAAGCCACACAAGAGAGGAAGCAGGAGCAGGAGAGGAGGGGTCCCGAGAGAGACTGGAAAGGCGCGGCTGTGGACAGGCACTCACCCCATCCTGCCGTAGGCCTTGCTGTAGGCCGGGTCGATGCAGATGGCCCGCTCACAGTCCTGTACCGCGCCTGCGTAGTTGCCGAGTTTGCTGTAGGCCGCGGCTCTGGGGAAGAAAAGGCAGGGCAGGTCCCTCACCGGCGGCTCTGAGCCCAGCGGGCAGCCCTGGAGGGAAGCCTGAGAGCTGCGTTCCTCTCCAGCTTCCTGGAGGAACGGCCTCagttttccccatctgtaaaatggggctgatgGGGAAAGCTGAGAGGTGTGGCCACTGAGATGCTCTTAGACAGATGTGGGCTCAAAGCACCAAGAGCCACTTGGAACTGCGACTAtgaattttatttgcaaaaaatGTTCCGATCCATGGCTGTACAAGAGCAATGAGGGTAGGGAACTTATACCCAAGTTTCATTGACAAATTATTTACATATCAGTAAAAAAAGAACTCAGACCAATGTCAAAGCTCAAAGTTCTTGGCTTACAGCGTCTGAATCGTCTTCACCATTTTCGTGTTTAGTGTTTCTCTTTACAATTTTTTCAAAGTACAGAGAAGCGTGAGTGGAGACTAAACTACCCCGTGACGGGTGGCCAGGAACCCTGCACTGCCTCTGCAACTGTCCTGTAAGCCTGAAGCAGATGCAAGACCACACATTcaaaaaatacaaccctccaCATACTGGATTATTTTCTTGGCTTGACATCCACGTGGAATGCCATGACACCtgattttatatgtatgtatttacgtatttatttatttttgaaacaagattttgctctgctgcccaggctggagtgcagtgacacgatctcagctcactgcaacctccgcctcccgggttcaagtgattctcctgcctcagcctcccaggtagctgggactacaggcacccaccaccacatccagctaatttttgtgttttcttcgggtttttttggagacagagtctctctgtcacccagggtggagtgcagtggcacaatcttggctcactgcaacctctgcctcctaggttcaagccgttctcatacctcagcttcttgagtagctggtggtgcccaccaccatgcccggctaattttgtatttttagtaaagacagggtttcaccatgttagccaggctggtcttgaactcccgacctcaagtgatccacccgcctcggcctcccaaagtgctggaattacagacgtgagccaccgcgcctggcccccagactaatttttacattttctgtacAGACGGGGGTCTTGATATGTCGCCCAGGCAGGTcccgaactcctagcctcaagtgatctttctcccgtggcctcccagagtgctgggcgTGCCACCTGATTTTAACATCAGCATCGACTCTCCCCGGCCCCCTTGCTGGCCGCCTGATGCTTGCTCCTGGTCTGGGACCACCGGTGAATGGAACCCTCATCTACAGCGCAGAGGCCTCTCCCATCTCAGGTCCCTGCTAAGCATCCCGGAGGACGCCCCCGCACCGGCCGCCCCTGCCCTGGGCAGGCCCCGAGCTGGTACCTGTTGCAGAAATAGACGGCGTTGGCTGGGTTGAGCTCAATGGCTTTTCCGTAGAAATGCACCGCAGCTTCAAAGTTTTCCACTTTCATCTGCTCGTTTCCTACAGGGAGAGAGGAAAACACCGGCCCGGTGTCCACACAGACCCGAGGGGGCGTCAGCGAGAGAGGAAAACACCGGCCCGGTGTCCACACAGACCCGAGGGGGCGTCAGCGAGAGAGGAAAACACCGGCCCGGTGTCCACACAGACCCGAGGGGGCGTCAGCGAGAGAGGAAAACACCGGCCTGGTGTCCACACAGACCCCGGGTGTCCGCACAGACCCGAGGGGGCGTCACACTTGGCTCTTCTGGGCAGCCAGGGCTCAACACAGATGCCGGCTCAGGAGGCGTCTGCATCTATAGGGGGTTCGCTACTCGCAAACGATCATATCTATACCCACTAAgggggatggaggtgggggcggcagggcctggcctggcctgtgcCTGGTGACGGTGGCTGTCACTGCCTGGATGGTGACTCCTGGGAACAGAACTGTTAATACAGCTCATCGGCCCGGGGTTGGAAACTGTCCCTTTAGctatttcttttggaaagaacCCAAGCGGAGGCCTGTATTTTGGAATACTCATGTGATACCTTCTCATCTCATAGGCAATGGGGCTTCTATCTGAGGCGTGGGTCCCAGCTGGTAGGACAGTAAAAACCCCGGCTGCTATCCTAGAACCAACTGAGAGCCCTGAAGACAGAAACCCACTCCCGCCCCCGACATCCCAATTCAGGAGGGTGTGGGGGGAAGATGGGTATCAGAATGTGTTTCCCTAAACtgttttactgagatataatttacatgccaCAAAGCTTACGCTTTAAAAATATaagcccgggcgcggtggctcatgcttataatcccagcactttgggaggccgaggcaggcggatcacaagatcaggggACCAAGACCgtcctggtcaacacagtgaaaccgtgtctctagtagaaatacaaaaattagccgggcgtggtggtgcgcgtctgtagtcccagctactcaggaggctgaggcagaagaatcgcttgaaccagggagtcagaggttgcagcgagccgagatcacgccactgcactccagcctgggcgacagagcgatactccgtctcaaagaaaaaaaaaaaaagaaatgggatcaCATGCTGTgcgtccttttgtgtctggcctcTCTCCCTGCGCGTGATGTCCTCACGGTGCATCTGCGCTGGGGCCTGAGTCAGAGCCTCACCCATCTGCATTCCACTGCGCAGATGGGCCACGCTGCGCTGACCATTTATCGTGGACAGGCATTTAAGCtggttttgcttctttttattgtgttgttttttattttttattttttttgagacggagtttcactcttatcgcccaggctggagtgcagtggcgcgatctggactcactgcaacctccgcctccccggttcaagcaactctcctgcctcagcctcctgagtagttgggattacaggtgcccgccactgtgcctggctaatttttttgcatttttagtagagacggggtttcaccatgttggccaggctagtctcgaacttctgacctcaggcaacacgcccacctcagcctcccaaagagctgggattacaggcgtgagccaccgcacctggcctcttcttgCTTTTTGAATCTTGTGAATACAGCTGCTGTGAACCTGTGTCTGGGTTTTGGTGGACATGTGTCTCTCTTGGGCACGTATCTAGTATCTAGGGGTGGAACCGCCGGGTCTCACGGAAGCTGTGTAACTTTTGGGGGCCACTAGCCAGTCTTCTGCAGGGGCCGCTCCCCTGACATCCCCACCAGCCATGCCGTGCCTGAAGGTCAAGCTTCTCTGCACCTGTGCCCTCGCCAGTCCCCCTTCCGTCCCCGTCCCCACAAGCCAGCGTGCTGGCCATCAGGGCACTTCCCTCAGCTCCCTGGGCCCCAGGGACCAGCTGGCCTCTGCGAGGGTCCCATGGCCCCGAGTCCAGGTGGGGCGAGGCATCTGTGGTGATGGAGATCCTCCCTTACCTTCGGTTTTGAGGCGCTCTGCCTCTGCCGAGTCCTCCTCGGAAGGCGGGGTTCGTGCGGGGCTCCTCAGGTCCTGCGGCATCTCCTGGAGCCGGAGGCAAAGGTGGCCCGCTGTCCTCTCCTCCCAACCCAGCACCCTCCGGCCTCAGCTTCCCTCGGGACACCAGAGAGGGCCACCAAGCTCCGAAGGACCCGGGGGCTCTGCAGGGGACTCCTGGCCTCCATCATGTGGCCCTGGGTGAGTGACCACAGCGCTATGTGTCTCAGGATGGGGAAGGAGGGCCAAGTGCTCCTGCAGCCACATCCCCAGCCCAGGAGAGGATGCGGGCAGAGTGCCTGGGGGACGATGCGAGCGGGGCTCCCGGGGTCCCCAGCGCTGCCTGCTGCTGCTGTTCTTATTTTGGGGGCGGTGGCTGGGGAAGCATCGAGGCTCACCTTGCCCGTGGCAGCCGCTTCAAATATCTCCGGTAGAGTCTGAGGGAGCGCGAGGTCACTGTCTTCTACCGTCACCCCAAACGCAGTCTCCAGGCACTGGATGGCGACTGGAAGTGGGGACAGAGGCGGTCCTACTCATTGCACGCAGCCCCGAGGTTACGTTTTTGGGTCTAGAGGGTGGGGTTGGTGCTCACACTTCCCCAGGTGTGTTCATTCCCAAGGACCCTGGAACGCAGGGGCTGCCGCCTGTGCTCTGGGCTGGGACAGCGGACCCTCTTCCTTCCCGAAAAGAAAAGCCAGACAGAGACGTCCCGTGCCCCTGAGAGCAGCAGAGGCCATGGGCAGAGTGGAGCCCAGGCGGTGACCTCAGGCCTCTGAGGGGTCCCAATGCTGGGGCTGCCCGGCTGTGGCGTGGTGGGGGCTTGGCCCCACCTGGAGGGCCACGTCGGGGGTGAGGTGCCCCGGATGCTGTTGCACCTCCAAGGGCGCCTGGCCTGAGTCAGGAGCTTGAAGCCAGCCCCCAGTAGAAGGCCTGTATGACTGGGTTTGTACCAGGGCAGGACCATTGAGAGCAGGACAGGAAACAGCCACAGGGCCCCTCTCTCCACAGGCCCACCTGACAGACTCAGCACCCGGGGGGCCCTCCCACCGAGCCAGACAACACTAGCCCTGGCCACCTCTTCGTGTGGACCCAGGGTCCTAACCCAGGTCAGAAGTGGGGGTCAGCCACTTCCCACCCAGCACTGTTGAGGACCCTGGGCACATCCCTACAGCTGTCACTGGGTGTCCATGCTACAGAGGCATGGCAGGCCCGGGACACAGGTGAGCGAGGCACAGGTGGGGAAGGAGGACCTAGAGCAGAACCTGCAGCCACGCGAGGGTGCCTCCCCGAGCCCTCCTTTCCCTCCGAGCCCCAGATCCAGGTGTCGCAGAAGCGCAAGCAAGACCAGACAGGAGACCAAGGCGCCTGGGGCCCGGACAGGCCATGCAGGACGCCAACGAGTCTGAGACTCTGGGGCGGGGCCAGCACTAGGAGAGCTTTTTCCCTGTGACCGATGGTGACACGCACACACTGGGTGGTGAGAACATTCCGGAACACACCTTGGTGGAAGATGGGGAGATGGAAAAAAGCCACTGGAAGGCAGCTCAGCCTGGAGGCATCAAGCAGTGGTGACGCCACGCAGTGGCAGGCGGGAGGGCTCAGCGCGGCCCTGGCTCCCACAGCCGGGGGCTATGTGGCCCTGGGCAGACCCCGGCCCTCTCTGGGCTTAGCTTCCTCCCCCAAGAAGCCAGGCGGGCGACCAGGCGTCTACACACCAGGTGTCTACACTAGGCGACTATGCTGGCTGCTGCCCGGGGAGAGGGGGAGGTGGCGGGCACCCACCTACCTTCCAAGCTCTCCTGAGCGTCGGATGAGAGGCCCCCGTGCCGGAGCTGGTCATGCAGGAACTGGATGATGGCGTAGGCCAGGCGCTTCTTGTTGTCCATCTTTAGCCCAGAAGAGGTGATACCTGGAGGTGCAGGAAAAACCCCCTTCAGGCCCCCTCACACTCCCCACTCCAGGCGCCCCAGGCCTGCCCCTAACTCGCTGGGCCTTACTTTAAGGGTGCTGGCTGATCTCAGCTCCAGGGCAGCCAAGGTAGAAAGGCCTTAATAGGCCCATTTCACAGACGATGACCTGAGGCCCGGAGCTCACCAATGCGGCTATGCACACAGCCGGAAAGTGTGAGACCAGCAGGCAAGCAGGGGCTGCCCTAGAGAACCCGCGCGCTCCCAGAGCCTCCTGAGTGCTCCGAGGGTGATACTGAGGTGCCACGGAGGTCCCCTCCGCCCCTGCTTCTGGCATGAGGTGGGTgggggccagggatgctgcccAGCACCCTGCAGTGCCCAGGACAGCTCCACTCCAGAGAACGATCCAGCCCCAATGTCCACGGTGCTGAGAGGGAGAGACCTTGTCCTCAGCCAGAGCCACTGCCCCTTTTCTCAATTTACCTCTTTTGTGGCATGTCAGCAAGCATTTCTTAGGGACCCAACGGGGCCAGGTGTGCCTGCCCTGGTATCACTGTTTCACAGGACTTGCAGAGGACTCCCCCAAGGGACTTCTTGGGGACCCGTCTTGTTCCCCCTCGGAGGCCTACCCACCTCATTCCACCTCAGACCCCTGTCTAGTTCCcccaggagacccatctcattcCCCCTCGGACACCCGCCTGGTCCCCCCTCGGACACCCGCCTGGTTCCCCCCTCGGACACCCGCCTGGTTCCCCCCTCGGACACCCGCCTGGTCCCCCCTCGGACACCCGCCTGGTTCCCCCCTCGGACACCCGCCTGGTTTCCCCCTCGGACACCCGCCTGGTTCCCCCCTCGGACACCCGCCTGGATCCCCCCTCGGACACCCGCCTGGATCCCCCTCGGACACCCTGTCTTGTTCCTCACTCCCAGGACTTGACAGCTGCTTCTGCTCATGTCTGTGGTCCCTGCAGTTTCCTGCCAAAGCTCTAAAGGGTGCCGGATGGTGACATCAGGAGAGGCTGTTCTGGAATCCGGAGCTGTAGTCTACAGACAGGTCTTTTTTTAGTACAAGACCTTTCATGTAGGTTTCCTGGGTGCCTGGGCCAACTTGGAGGGGCCTCGGCCACAGTGACCTTCACGGCGCTGAGCAGGAAGCCCCGACGTGAGCTTCCCCCGGGGCAGGCTGGCCGGCTGCCTTGCGGCGCCAGCTCGGGCAGGCTCAGCCTCactgtgcctccatttcccccGAAGGCTGGCCATGGTGACTCTAAACATTCGGATGTAACAAGCTGCGTGGAGAAGCAGCTGCCACCGCCCCCGCCGCTGGGGCAGCTGAGTTCTGGGCTGAATGGTGTTTCCCTAGTCACGTCCACCTGGGACCTGAGCACGGGACCTTGTTTGTGTCTTTGCAGATGGAAACAAGTGGAGATGAGGTCGCTGTGGTGGCCCTAATGCAGGGATTGACCATGGCCGCACGGAGACAGCCACGTGAAGATAGAGGCAGAGGCTGAGGCGACGTGGCCACATGAAGAAAGGTGAGGCTCGCTGGCCCCTggcagctggaagaggcaggacgGAGCCTCCCTTGGGGCCTTCAGAGGGAACGTGGCCCAGCCCGCACCttcatctcaaacttctggcctccagaactgtgagggaaATCAATcttggttgttttaagccagccGGGTTGTGAGGGAGAGGCCAGG
This portion of the Pongo abelii isolate AG06213 chromosome 20, NHGRI_mPonAbe1-v2.0_pri, whole genome shotgun sequence genome encodes:
- the SGTA gene encoding small glutamine-rich tetratricopeptide repeat-containing protein alpha, with protein sequence MDNKKRLAYAIIQFLHDQLRHGGLSSDAQESLEVAIQCLETAFGVTVEDSDLALPQTLPEIFEAAATGKEMPQDLRSPARTPPSEEDSAEAERLKTEGNEQMKVENFEAAVHFYGKAIELNPANAVYFCNRAAAYSKLGNYAGAVQDCERAICIDPAYSKAYGRMGLALSSLNKHVEAVAYYKKALELDPDNETYKSNLKIAELKLREAPSPTGGVGSFDIAGLLNNPGFMSMASNLMNNPQIQQLMSGMISGSNNPLGTPGTSPSQNDLASLIQAGQQFAQQMQQQNPELIEQLRSQIRSRTPSASNDDQQE